AAAAATTCAAATAAGAATATACAAAATTTTCAAGTTTTAGTAGAACAAAATAACAATGACTAATTCTCAAGCTCCAATGCAGGCTGCGGAAGTCCGCGTTTATCCTATATTTACTGTCCGTTGGCTAGCAGTTCACGCTCTAGCTATTCCATCAGTATTCTTTTTAGGTTCTATTGCTGCTATGCAATTCGTAGCCCGATAAATTTAACTATCATGCAAGTAAACGAAAATCCTAACAAAGTTCCAGTTGAACTTAATCGTACAAGCCTTTATCTAGGCTTATTATCAGTCTTTGTATTGGGAATTTTATTTTCCAGTTACTTTTTCAATTAAATTAAAATCATGAGTAAATTAAAAGGACCTGATGGAAGAATTCCAGATAGACTTCCCGACGGCAGACCAGCAGTTGCATGGGAAAGAAGATGGACTGAAGGAACCCTTCCTTTATGGCTTGTTGCCACAGCAGGTGGAATAGCAGTTATCTTTGTTTTAGGAATATTCTTCTATGGTTCATACCAAGGGGTAGGAGCTGGAGGCTAATAAATCCTACCTTGACCTGATAATCACTAATATCAAATAAGCCTAATAAGAATCAGTAAATATCCTTAGTTTCTTTTTTGTGGAGCTTGGGATATTTTCTTTTTGGGTTATCAATCCATCTTTTAATGAAAAATGAGATTTACTTTTTGGTCTTTCTTTTTCAATTAATTTAGCTACTTCAAAAATTATTTTATTGGCTACTTCAGTATTTGATCTAAGATTATCCAAAACCATCTCTACAGAAACTTCTTGATGAGTTTGATGCCAGCAATCATAATCAGTAACCATAGATAAGGAGGAGTAAGCTATTTCAGCTTCTTTAGCTAATCTTGCTTCTGTATGGTTCGTCATTCCAATTATTGAACATCCCCAACTCCTATATAAATTAGATTCTGCTCTAGTTGAGAAAGCGGGACCTTCCATTGCTAGATAGGTACCCCCTCTATGCAATTGTCTACCGCCAGGAATATTTTTTTCTCCGATTTCACTTAATATACGTGATAAATTTGTGCAAAAGGGATCTCCCATAGTTACGTGAGCAACAGCTCCCTCATTAAAGAAGGTTGCAGGTCTGTTTTTTGTCCGGTCTATAAATTGATCTGGAACCACTATATCAAGTGGCCTTATCTGTTCTTGCAATGAACCAACTGCTGATGGAGCAATAATCCATCTTACTCCTATTGATCTTAGAGCCCAAATATTAGCTTTGTAAGGGATTTCAGAAGGATTTAAACTATGTGTTCTGCCATGTCTAGGAATGAATGCTATCTCTAGGTTTCCAAGTTTATATACTTTTATTGAATCAGAAGGTTTACCATAGGGAGTATTGATTTCTAGTTCTCTTAAGTACTCAATTTGATCCATTGAATAAAATCCACTTCCACCAATCACTCCTAATCTTGATTTTTCAATTGGTAATAAATGTTCTTTATTCATAGTGATGTAAATGACTTTTAATCATCTGGTACTAATTGGAGGAGGACACTCAAATGTTTCTTTATTGAAGAAATGGTTAATGTTTCCGAAATTGATGCCAGAAATTCCTGTTTCAATTATATCTAGAGATTCTCATTTGGTTTATTCGGCGATATTCCCATCGGTGATTTCAAAATCAATTTCTTTAGAAGAGAGTTTAATTGATATAAAATCTTTAGCAAAAAATGCAAAAGTATCTTTTATAGAAGAAGAAGTAAAGGATATTGATTTTAATTTAAAGAAAATTGTTTTCAGTAATAGATCTTCAGTTAATTATTCGAAGTTGGTGCTTAATTATGGAAGTCAAACAATAATTCCAAAAGAATTTGAATCATTAGTTAAAAATCGAAATGCTTTTACAATTAAACCTTTTTTGAGGGCTTATGAATTAATAAAAAAAGAGGACATTTTTGATTCAATTAATGAACTTCCATTTGTAATAGTTGGGAGTGGTCTTGCTGCAATTGAATTATCATATGCTTTGAGAAAAAGATGGAGAAATAGATCTTTAAAATTATTATGTGATTCAAGAAAAATTAATAATACAATTCTTAAAAGTTTACGGAATTACAATATTGATTTAGTTGGAAAACTTAATTTTGATTATGGCAAGATTCTTTTATGTACTGGAAATACATCTCCGTTATGGGCACAAAAAAAATTATTAGATTCGGATTATCATGGCAGAATAATCACGAATCAGAATTTGCAGATAAAAAGTTTATCTGGAATTTTTGCCGTCGGTGATTGCGCAGTTGTAGGTTCAGCGAAAAGACCAGCATCGGGAGTTTTTGCAGTAAAAGTTGTAAATACATTAGTTCAAAATCTAAAAAAGGATATAGAAGGGAGATCATTGAAAAAGTGGTTTCCTCAAAAGATTGGATTGCAAATAGTAAATATATTTCCAAGCCATCATCCAAAGGCTTTTGCTATTTATCGTAATTTTGTTTTCGGCCCTTCTTTTCTTTTTTGGATTTTAAAGTATAAGATTGATCTCAACTTTATTAAAAAGTTCAGATCAAAAAGGCTAATTATGAAAGGTAGTGAAAAAAATATTTCAATGAATGATTGCAGAGGATGTGCTGCTAAAATTCCTCAGTTTGTTTTGAATAAATC
The Prochlorococcus marinus XMU1411 genome window above contains:
- the psbF gene encoding cytochrome b559 subunit beta is translated as MTNSQAPMQAAEVRVYPIFTVRWLAVHALAIPSVFFLGSIAAMQFVAR
- a CDS encoding photosystem II reaction center protein L gives rise to the protein MQVNENPNKVPVELNRTSLYLGLLSVFVLGILFSSYFFN
- a CDS encoding photosystem II reaction center protein J codes for the protein MSKLKGPDGRIPDRLPDGRPAVAWERRWTEGTLPLWLVATAGGIAVIFVLGIFFYGSYQGVGAGG
- the mtnP gene encoding S-methyl-5'-thioadenosine phosphorylase yields the protein MNKEHLLPIEKSRLGVIGGSGFYSMDQIEYLRELEINTPYGKPSDSIKVYKLGNLEIAFIPRHGRTHSLNPSEIPYKANIWALRSIGVRWIIAPSAVGSLQEQIRPLDIVVPDQFIDRTKNRPATFFNEGAVAHVTMGDPFCTNLSRILSEIGEKNIPGGRQLHRGGTYLAMEGPAFSTRAESNLYRSWGCSIIGMTNHTEARLAKEAEIAYSSLSMVTDYDCWHQTHQEVSVEMVLDNLRSNTEVANKIIFEVAKLIEKERPKSKSHFSLKDGLITQKENIPSSTKKKLRIFTDSY
- the selD gene encoding selenide, water dikinase SelD; its protein translation is MTFNHLVLIGGGHSNVSLLKKWLMFPKLMPEIPVSIISRDSHLVYSAIFPSVISKSISLEESLIDIKSLAKNAKVSFIEEEVKDIDFNLKKIVFSNRSSVNYSKLVLNYGSQTIIPKEFESLVKNRNAFTIKPFLRAYELIKKEDIFDSINELPFVIVGSGLAAIELSYALRKRWRNRSLKLLCDSRKINNTILKSLRNYNIDLVGKLNFDYGKILLCTGNTSPLWAQKKLLDSDYHGRIITNQNLQIKSLSGIFAVGDCAVVGSAKRPASGVFAVKVVNTLVQNLKKDIEGRSLKKWFPQKIGLQIVNIFPSHHPKAFAIYRNFVFGPSFLFWILKYKIDLNFIKKFRSKRLIMKGSEKNISMNDCRGCAAKIPQFVLNKSLINSNLNSFASSPEDSVEIYQNGQHIILQSVDGFPALVSDPWLNAKITTLHACSDLWACGAKLSSAQALISLPKVEREFQSYLFSQSLQGIKSTVKDHGGELLGGHTFEARSLVNKPYSLGIDISLTVQGILKNGAKPWLKSGMNVGDILMMSRPLGVGIYFAGQMQNINMLGSSSEIINNLVKSQQYLIDEIYLFQNQFKESLVNAATDITGYGFIGHLKEMVESSNLYRQSNNLEQLKVLLDLFAFKAYPGVFDLIRKDVKSTFFESNKEIFDKIYKVNKQKRIINFLNENSLDQETFNERISLLLDPQTCGPLLISCNRKYENVLKDKWYKVGEVVKM